In a genomic window of Desulfurobacterium atlanticum:
- the tnpA gene encoding IS200/IS605 family transposase yields the protein MEYKLDKGCHSVYSLQFHLVLVVKYRKKVLIGKLAERLKEIVVEVAEHFGIEIIEQETDKDHIHILFSSRPTVMLSRFVNSLKSVTSRKLRREFPEVMRKELWGGKFWSPSYFIATTGQVKLEDIKRYVQSQGRK from the coding sequence ATGGAGTACAAGCTGGATAAAGGGTGTCATTCTGTATATTCCCTTCAGTTCCACCTTGTATTAGTGGTAAAGTATAGGAAAAAGGTTCTGATAGGGAAGCTTGCAGAAAGACTAAAGGAGATAGTTGTGGAAGTAGCAGAGCACTTTGGTATTGAGATAATAGAGCAGGAAACGGATAAAGACCACATTCACATCCTGTTTTCCTCACGACCTACGGTTATGCTTTCAAGGTTTGTGAATTCACTCAAGTCAGTAACATCAAGAAAACTGAGGAGAGAGTTCCCAGAAGTTATGAGAAAGGAGCTTTGGGGTGGAAAGTTCTGGTCTCCATCCTACTTCATAGCAACGACTGGACAGGTGAAACTGGAGGACATAAAAAGATATGTCCAGAGCCAAGGAAGAAAGTAA
- a CDS encoding RNA-guided endonuclease InsQ/TnpB family protein: MSRAKEESKFLLTYKFRAYPSALQEYKLENWLFALCWLYNHALEERKRVWKEERRTVKYSEQQNNLPKLKKKEPILKLVHSQVLQDTLRRVDKAFQKFFQDLERKKKGEKVKVGYPKKKPIAKYKSLTFSQVWMKQKGKLVPIIKLEKKNNRFAYLHLPKIGKLKIRLHREIDWTRAKTVTVKREPSGNWYVCISVEVDLDQILKEAEERVERKIKTVGIDLGVKHLAVTSKKDYIKHPKFIQKLEKRLKREQKKLSRKEKGSRNFEKQKKKVAKIHEKIKNARRDFLHKLSRKLVGRYHLISFEDLDIPGLVENNPLAKLILDAGWGTLITFTTYKAVMAGVKVVKVDAAYTTQECSYCGLKVPKTLADRMHKCPRCGIELDRDYNASIVIDKRGIEKEGLTHLTGGRVGATRTYACGEGTGGVSSKGEISYPSLKQESPCGSSGWSNSRQRVVFLPEAPSVRAE; this comes from the coding sequence ATGTCCAGAGCCAAGGAAGAAAGTAAATTTTTGCTTACCTATAAATTCAGAGCTTATCCTTCTGCTCTGCAGGAATACAAGTTGGAAAACTGGCTTTTTGCTCTATGCTGGCTCTACAACCATGCACTTGAAGAAAGGAAAAGAGTCTGGAAGGAAGAGAGGAGAACTGTAAAATATTCAGAACAACAAAACAACCTACCTAAGCTCAAGAAGAAAGAACCGATACTAAAACTTGTTCACTCCCAAGTTCTCCAAGATACACTCAGGAGAGTAGATAAAGCATTCCAAAAGTTTTTCCAAGATTTAGAGAGGAAGAAGAAAGGAGAAAAGGTAAAGGTTGGTTACCCAAAAAAGAAACCGATAGCGAAATACAAGTCTCTTACTTTTTCGCAAGTCTGGATGAAACAGAAAGGGAAATTAGTTCCGATAATCAAACTGGAAAAGAAGAATAACCGATTTGCATACCTTCACCTACCCAAGATAGGTAAACTCAAGATAAGACTGCATAGAGAAATTGACTGGACAAGAGCAAAGACAGTAACAGTAAAGAGAGAACCAAGCGGAAACTGGTATGTATGCATAAGCGTAGAAGTTGACCTTGACCAGATACTCAAAGAGGCAGAAGAAAGGGTAGAAAGAAAGATAAAAACGGTAGGAATAGACTTAGGAGTGAAACATCTTGCAGTGACCAGTAAAAAAGACTACATAAAGCATCCGAAATTTATACAAAAACTTGAGAAAAGACTAAAGAGAGAACAGAAGAAACTATCAAGGAAAGAAAAAGGGAGCAGAAACTTTGAAAAGCAAAAAAAGAAAGTAGCAAAGATACACGAAAAAATAAAAAACGCAAGAAGAGACTTTCTCCATAAACTATCAAGGAAGTTAGTAGGAAGATACCATCTGATAAGCTTTGAAGACCTTGACATACCCGGTCTTGTAGAAAACAACCCATTAGCAAAACTAATACTTGATGCAGGATGGGGAACACTCATTACCTTTACCACCTATAAAGCCGTAATGGCAGGGGTAAAGGTGGTAAAAGTAGATGCGGCATATACAACTCAAGAATGTTCTTACTGTGGACTAAAAGTTCCCAAAACATTAGCAGATAGGATGCACAAATGTCCGAGATGCGGAATAGAGCTTGATAGAGACTATAACGCAAGCATAGTAATAGACAAGAGAGGAATAGAGAAAGAAGGGCTCACCCACCTTACGGGTGGTAGGGTCGGAGCGACCCGAACTTACGCCTGTGGAGAGGGCACTGGCGGGGTCTCCTCAAAAGGGGAGATTAGCTATCCCTCGCTGAAGCAGGAATCCCCTTGCGGGTCTTCTGGGTGGAGCAACTCTCGGCAGAGGGTTGTTTTCCTACCAGAAGCTCCGTCCGTAAGGGCGGAGTAG
- a CDS encoding replication initiation protein, giving the protein MEKIKPKIDHNINVAGLLVTDADTVLNKLTREKKGQLKGLYVFPKKIGNGVVYICNGAEFPNAKAVDFLLYILHVAETNNWPKKIKITSLNALAKEIFGIKQSGKIWNEKIERFLVVWANHKFYFKNCFFWQGKIIDTVMLGVIQNFKIEKRGRGKTATLIITFDDDFIEICKNTTWYRRPSWIEIKKLRKETAKSLYLLALEYKPDEKTKNWKIYIDSDLKYWYRNALNSLADPKHLRPSIILKRINRAIEEINEKTNLQMELQETEEGNYCIFVKEVCPAGTQALEIPFDKLPDEEKAMLVAYIETVKEKKKINNIWGFLRSMSSRQLKIWLKKAEKYFNSEVKADKETDFIEKPRLIEKLKEWGKKKFSEKPFLYDTYFEKSEILTALENNKEIIFICKDKDYADFLNTAISKKFQNELKEIFLKEISFKGKNE; this is encoded by the coding sequence ATGGAAAAAATAAAACCTAAAATTGACCACAACATAAACGTTGCAGGACTTTTGGTTACCGATGCTGATACTGTATTAAACAAGCTGACAAGAGAGAAAAAGGGACAACTAAAAGGACTTTATGTTTTTCCAAAGAAAATAGGGAATGGAGTAGTTTACATCTGCAACGGTGCGGAATTTCCAAATGCCAAAGCTGTAGATTTTCTTCTTTATATCCTTCATGTCGCAGAAACGAATAATTGGCCAAAAAAAATTAAAATTACAAGCCTTAACGCTTTGGCTAAAGAAATTTTTGGTATTAAACAATCTGGGAAAATCTGGAACGAAAAGATTGAAAGATTTTTAGTTGTATGGGCTAACCACAAGTTTTATTTCAAAAATTGCTTTTTCTGGCAAGGAAAAATTATTGATACAGTTATGCTTGGAGTAATTCAAAACTTTAAAATAGAAAAGCGTGGAAGAGGAAAAACTGCCACTTTAATAATTACTTTTGATGATGATTTCATTGAAATCTGCAAAAATACAACTTGGTATCGCCGTCCATCGTGGATAGAAATCAAAAAATTGCGGAAAGAAACAGCTAAAAGCCTTTACCTGCTTGCTTTAGAGTATAAGCCTGATGAGAAAACTAAAAATTGGAAAATCTATATAGATAGCGACCTAAAATACTGGTATCGTAATGCTCTCAATTCCCTTGCTGACCCTAAACATTTAAGACCTTCAATAATCCTGAAAAGGATTAACCGGGCAATAGAGGAAATCAACGAAAAAACAAATCTTCAGATGGAACTTCAGGAAACAGAAGAAGGAAATTACTGCATATTTGTAAAAGAAGTTTGCCCAGCTGGAACACAGGCTCTTGAAATTCCATTTGACAAGCTACCCGATGAAGAAAAAGCAATGCTTGTTGCTTACATTGAAACAGTAAAAGAAAAGAAAAAAATCAATAACATTTGGGGATTTTTACGCTCTATGAGTTCAAGACAGCTTAAAATCTGGCTAAAAAAAGCAGAAAAATACTTCAATTCTGAAGTTAAGGCGGATAAAGAAACAGATTTTATTGAGAAACCAAGACTTATAGAGAAACTGAAGGAATGGGGAAAAAAGAAATTTTCAGAAAAACCTTTCCTGTATGACACATACTTTGAAAAAAGTGAAATCTTAACAGCACTTGAAAATAATAAAGAAATAATTTTTATATGCAAAGATAAGGACTACGCTGACTTTTTAAATACAGCTATAAGCAAAAAATTCCAGAACGAATTAAAAGAGATATTTTTAAAAGAAATTTCCTTTAAAGGGAAAAACGAATAA
- a CDS encoding DUF4258 domain-containing protein, producing the protein MRIIYTRHFCEQLEERKRNSPVPLTIELIEDTIKNPDLVMQDPKYSKREWRIKKVAGRCFKVIVEDMGKEIVAITLMFDRTLRRKGLCR; encoded by the coding sequence TTGCGAATTATTTACACCAGGCATTTTTGTGAACAGCTTGAAGAGAGAAAACGGAACTCTCCCGTTCCGTTAACAATAGAGCTTATTGAAGACACAATCAAGAATCCTGACCTTGTTATGCAAGACCCAAAGTATTCCAAAAGAGAATGGAGAATCAAGAAAGTTGCAGGACGTTGCTTTAAGGTTATAGTTGAAGATATGGGAAAGGAAATTGTTGCTATAACGCTAATGTTTGACAGAACTTTAAGGAGGAAAGGACTATGCAGATAA
- a CDS encoding DUF2283 domain-containing protein, which produces MQIRYSPDVDILVIKLSDKPVYESEHLAEQGIVIDYDENDEVVGLEIFGWSERKKIELPFVGKLLPVSA; this is translated from the coding sequence ATGCAGATAAGATACTCTCCAGATGTTGATATTCTGGTCATTAAGTTAAGCGATAAACCAGTTTACGAGAGCGAACATTTGGCAGAACAGGGAATAGTTATTGATTACGATGAAAATGATGAAGTTGTTGGACTTGAGATTTTTGGCTGGAGTGAGAGAAAAAAAATTGAACTGCCTTTCGTAGGTAAACTATTGCCTGTTTCAGCGTAG
- a CDS encoding toprim domain-containing protein: MNRQQELHRIKSIPPEIILEDFKIPFTFRNSYIEATAVWRNEKTPSVSIQKNEFGEWLWHDFGTGKGGSWIDLVMVLYNCDYITAVRLLREKYLEKNDFPDLKPDFTPKSCRVSTVKIIEVKKVSSPALLKYLRERKITKIPNWLKEIHWEINGRKYFGAGIKTETGSYTVRNKFGKWNLKEKAEQKHSYSLIEKGSRYIAIFEGLFDALSWEQLKFKQTDILILNSVVNVEKALAVIEKYDTVILGLDNDKAGLSARRKFEKINSKTLYLKFESKDLNEALKKQDSISLLPLF, translated from the coding sequence ATGAACAGACAGCAGGAACTACACCGTATAAAATCAATTCCACCTGAAATAATCCTTGAAGATTTCAAAATTCCTTTCACTTTCAGGAACTCATACATAGAAGCGACAGCTGTATGGAGAAACGAAAAAACTCCTTCTGTCTCAATACAGAAAAACGAATTTGGCGAGTGGCTCTGGCACGACTTTGGAACTGGCAAAGGGGGAAGCTGGATTGACCTTGTGATGGTCTTATACAACTGCGATTACATTACAGCTGTAAGACTTTTAAGAGAAAAATATTTAGAGAAAAATGATTTTCCTGACCTTAAACCTGACTTTACACCTAAATCCTGCCGGGTTTCTACGGTAAAAATCATTGAAGTAAAGAAAGTTTCAAGTCCTGCACTTTTGAAATACTTGAGAGAAAGAAAAATTACCAAAATTCCAAACTGGTTAAAAGAAATACACTGGGAAATAAATGGAAGGAAATACTTTGGAGCAGGAATAAAAACCGAGACCGGGAGTTATACGGTAAGAAACAAGTTTGGAAAGTGGAACTTGAAAGAGAAAGCAGAGCAGAAGCACTCTTACAGCCTGATAGAAAAGGGAAGCAGATATATAGCAATATTTGAGGGATTGTTTGACGCCCTCAGCTGGGAACAGCTGAAGTTTAAGCAAACAGATATTTTGATTTTAAATTCCGTTGTCAATGTAGAGAAAGCCCTTGCTGTTATTGAAAAATACGACACCGTAATTCTCGGATTAGACAACGATAAAGCTGGACTTTCTGCCCGCAGAAAGTTTGAGAAAATAAACAGTAAAACCCTTTACCTCAAGTTTGAAAGCAAGGATTTAAACGAAGCATTGAAAAAGCAAGATAGTATTTCTCTACTCCCACTCTTTTAA
- a CDS encoding tyrosine-type recombinase/integrase, whose translation MPKIVSSDGSIRISGSIIHQVKELLNLATNNGQFGIKVSHIYAEGYTKQDNPYCRSFKTAKEYVGVWYQLAEYVREEFGINKVTDIQAHHIESFIEQKADLSEKSLKNISSAIGKLENVIEQKLGIDVNFGSREDGSGRWLANTLAQDRADSPERGAYESPKELIDNLSSQSHQLVAQLQHEAGLRIHEVAGIRQDSLKFWTDLAGVQHYGIEVQGKGGYERTVEVSRELYEAVKEAVTSDGRIEFKYEDYLKDLKEASALTSQQYQGSHGLRYNFAQERYDSLISEGIGHHEALKTVSEEMGHHREEITLHYLGR comes from the coding sequence ATGCCCAAAATCGTCAGTTCTGACGGTTCTATTCGCATTTCTGGAAGCATTATTCATCAAGTTAAGGAGCTTTTGAATCTTGCTACAAATAACGGTCAGTTTGGGATAAAGGTTTCTCATATATACGCTGAAGGCTATACCAAGCAGGATAATCCGTATTGCAGGAGTTTTAAGACTGCTAAAGAGTATGTTGGGGTCTGGTATCAGCTGGCGGAATATGTGAGGGAAGAGTTTGGGATTAACAAGGTTACTGATATTCAGGCTCATCACATAGAAAGTTTCATTGAGCAGAAGGCGGATTTATCGGAAAAGTCTTTGAAAAACATATCGTCAGCTATTGGAAAGTTGGAAAATGTTATTGAGCAGAAACTTGGGATAGATGTTAATTTTGGAAGCAGGGAAGACGGTAGCGGTCGCTGGCTTGCTAATACTCTGGCACAGGACAGGGCGGATTCTCCCGAGAGGGGAGCATACGAAAGTCCGAAAGAGCTGATAGATAATCTTTCTTCACAATCTCATCAGCTTGTCGCACAGCTTCAGCACGAGGCAGGTTTACGCATTCACGAGGTAGCAGGTATAAGGCAGGACAGTTTAAAGTTCTGGACTGATTTAGCTGGCGTTCAGCATTACGGGATAGAAGTTCAGGGGAAGGGCGGATATGAGAGGACTGTTGAAGTTTCCAGAGAGCTGTATGAAGCCGTCAAGGAAGCTGTCACTTCTGATGGCAGAATAGAGTTCAAGTATGAGGACTATCTCAAGGATTTGAAAGAGGCTTCAGCTTTGACTTCTCAGCAGTATCAGGGCTCTCACGGTTTGAGGTATAACTTTGCTCAAGAGAGGTATGATTCTTTGATTTCTGAAGGAATTGGGCATCACGAGGCTTTAAAGACTGTAAGTGAAGAGATGGGACACCACAGGGAAGAGATTACATTGCACTATTTGGGACGGTGA